CACGGTGTTGGGATTCTGGACGGGATGGCCCTGCTGGGCCGACCGCCGCTGCTGGTTCTGGCCGGCCATGTTTAGGGTGTTTCCCGCCAGGGTGAAGCCGTAGGATAGCTCAAAACTTTCCGACAGGGAGGCGGCGCTGTTTTCCGCCTCCACCTCGATGACCGGCCTGATTTCAATTCGGTAGTCGCCCCGGGGCATGACCCGGGTTTCTTCTTCCACTCGGGAAATGAAGGACTGGAATTCGGCGATGGGAACCGGCAGTTCTTCCTGGAGGACCACCGCCCGCCCCTCCCCCGGCTCAACGGTGAAGGGCTTGGGCTCCTGCAGGACGAAGTCCCGCTCCCATCGATCCGGGGCGATGATACGGGCCGTAAGGGCCGTCGTCCCTTGTACTTGGGCATCGGCGCCGGTGTTCAGCGCCGCCTCCATGGTCAAGGTCAACGAATCCATCAGGCGCATGTAGAAGAAGGGCTCGTTGGCCAGGGGCTCCGGCTCCGGGTACAAGGCCGAAGTCATCGGCGTCACCCAGGTGGTGAAGTTGGCTTCCAAGTCTACGGCCAGGTCCACCACTTCTTTGGTCACCGTCGTGGGCGTGGCGAAGCCGGTGAAAGTGAGCCAGCCCGCCGGCAGCAACAAGACCACCAGCACCGGCAGCAGCCGGCTCCAAAAGGACTTGCGGGCCTTGCCCTTGGCTGCGCCGGCACCCATGCGCCGGCGCGGGCTTGGTCTCTGCACCACTGCCTCGTCCTTAATGGGTCATCATCCTCTGCAGCGCTTGCCTCGGCCCCAGGGCTGGTTCTCGTCGCCTAAGGGACCCCTTTACTCTTGCGGGCCGGCATCCCCCGCCGGGGTGTCCCCTTGGCCACCGTCCCCGGCGCCCCCGGCATTCCCGGAATCTCCATCACCGGCGTCGCCGGGCCCGGGATCGCCGGCATCATCGTTGTCGTCATCACCAAGGTCATCATTACCGGGGACTACCTTAGCGGGGTCATCGCCGTCGCTGCCTGCTTCCCCGGCGTCACCGGCATCGTCGCCTTCATCCCCGGGGTCATCGTTGCCGTTGCCCTCATCGCCGGTGTCATCGCCACCGCTGCCGCCGGTCTTGGGACGGCCGCTGCCGCCACCGCTCCCTGGGGTCGGGGCGCCCGGGCCGGATTCCTCAGATGCTTGGTCGTCATCCCCAAGGTCGCCCGTGGCTCCGTCGTCCTCGTTTTCTACCTCTTCCCCGTCAGGCAAGCCTTCATCTTCCAGTTCTTCCAGTTCCGTTTCTTCCTCTTCGGGTTCCAACACCGTAACTTCCACGGTAAAGGCGATCTCCGCCCGGCCCTTGGCCCATTCCGCCGTCAGGACGCCCGACAATTCATGAAAGCCCGGTTCCAGCAGGGAGCCGTCACAATAGAGATCAGTGGTCTCCCCCGGTTCCAGGGAGTAAATGTCTTTGACGGAAACACCAATGGCGCCGTGGACCACCAAAGAAGTCAAGGGAACGCCCAGATTGTTGGTCACCTGCCCGCACACCACCTGGGCATCCACCAAGGGGGCACTGAGCAATCCCGCCGTCAGGCCCATAAGTTGGGGGTCATCACCGGCCAGAAGCTCCTCCTCGGCCAGGGTAACGGCCTCCATCGGGGCGATTTCCACAGCAAAAGTTTCTACGGCCAATTGGCCCTGGATACCCTCGCCCACCAGCACCAACTGGGCGTTGCTGTTGACTTTGGCCGTAGAATACGCCGTGGCCGTTATGCCCAACGCCAAGGCAGCCGCCACTACCAGCAAGGTAAGGGACGGCCGGGAGCGCCACCGCCGCCAAAACCTTCCGGAACCGAACATCGTTCCTACTTCCCTACGGCAAACCGCCTGGCGCCTTCAGGCCCGGGCGTCCTTGCTCGGAAAAGCATTGAACACCAAATCGTCTACGGCGACCAACCCTTGGGCAACGGCATACAAAGCCGCCTGGGTACGGTCGGCCAAGCCCAATTTGGCCAAAATCTCGCTGATGTGCTTCTTCACCGTCGACTCGGTGACATTCAGCTCCCGGGCTATTTCCGACGTGCCCAAACCCCGGCCCAAAGCCGTCAGCACGTCCCGCTGGCGTTCCGTCAAGGATGCCGACGGATCCTCCCGGGAGTCCACGGCCCCCCACATGGCCTGCATCACTTCCGGATCCATGTAGGGGCGGCCTTGGGCCACCAGGCGGATGGCCCGGACCATTTCTTCCGGCATGGCGTCTTTCAGCAAATAGCCGGCCACCTCTTGGGCCATGGCCCGCCGCACCAAGCCTTCATCCAGGGCCGAGGTCATGATGATGAAACGGCAATGGGGCGCCACGGCGCGCCCTTTTTCCACCAGCGTCAACCCCGACTCCCGGGCCAAGCGCAGGTCCACCAACGCCACATGGGGCTGCTGGGCCAGGAGCTCCAAACCTTCGCCCACGGTGGTGGCGCTGCCCAGCAGGTGCAAATCGTCGTGGAGCCCCGTAATGGCGGCGATGCCTTGGTGGACCAGGGGATGGTCATCCACGATGATGATGTTGATCTTGTCGCCCGGGGCCGTCACGACAGCGACACCTCCTGGCGGTCCGGCGGCCGCAACTGGCCCGCCGGCGACGGTTGGGGCAGGGCGGGTATGCGACATACGATTTCCGTGCCCCGGCCGGGGCGGCTGTTGACGGTAAACCGGCCGCCGAAGGCCCGTACCAGCCGGCGCATGTTGTTCAAGCCCATGCCCCCCTCTTGTGCCTTGCCCCTAGATGCCGCCCCCTCGGGGTCGAAGCCGCAGCCGTCGTCGGCCACCCGCAAGGAGCAGCCGAAGGCGTTGATCTTCAGGTCCACATCCAAGCGCCGGCATTGGCCGTGGCGCAGGGCATTGCCGCACCCTTCCCGGACGATGCGCAGCAGGGCCCGCCGCAGCGGGAGGCTCAAATGGTCGTCCTGCTCGTTGGTCCCGTCGTGTACTTGAAAATTGACCGCCACGTCGTGCATGCTCTCCAACTGGCGCAAGTACTCGCCCATGAGCCGGACGAAGCCGCCCTCGCCCCCGTGGGCCGCCCGCAGGTGGTAAATGGACGTGCGCAGTTCCCGGGCGGCTTGGCG
This DNA window, taken from Sphingobacteriaceae bacterium, encodes the following:
- a CDS encoding response regulator transcription factor — encoded protein: MTAPGDKINIIIVDDHPLVHQGIAAITGLHDDLHLLGSATTVGEGLELLAQQPHVALVDLRLARESGLTLVEKGRAVAPHCRFIIMTSALDEGLVRRAMAQEVAGYLLKDAMPEEMVRAIRLVAQGRPYMDPEVMQAMWGAVDSREDPSASLTERQRDVLTALGRGLGTSEIARELNVTESTVKKHISEILAKLGLADRTQAALYAVAQGLVAVDDLVFNAFPSKDARA
- a CDS encoding DUF5305 family protein, which codes for MQRPSPRRRMGAGAAKGKARKSFWSRLLPVLVVLLLPAGWLTFTGFATPTTVTKEVVDLAVDLEANFTTWVTPMTSALYPEPEPLANEPFFYMRLMDSLTLTMEAALNTGADAQVQGTTALTARIIAPDRWERDFVLQEPKPFTVEPGEGRAVVLQEELPVPIAEFQSFISRVEEETRVMPRGDYRIEIRPVIEVEAENSAASLSESFELSYGFTLAGNTLNMAGQNQQRRSAQQGHPVQNPNTVGLLGRRLPVLPVRYGGAALLLVVLAGIGLGLLERRKEWAALPEMERLERKYRGRLVNIQADQWPLPGRVVVMGSFRDLVRMADLYEQPIFKMRDGEMARFLVLEGDTVYVYSMSPDPETAQAALGQLAQLEP